Within the Panicum virgatum strain AP13 unplaced genomic scaffold, P.virgatum_v5 scaffold_4631, whole genome shotgun sequence genome, the region ttgcataTCTAAGACTCAACCTTGAGATGAACTTGTATTTGCACCATATATTATGTCTATCATCAAGGCCAAGACAAGTTTTAGAGGGGTTTGTGAGTGCAATCACACTCCTTttaggccattcaagaatgacacgTCATTTCTTCTTAGGCCCTTGACCCCTTCCCCAGGTGATGACATGTATGAGGATGAACATGAGCATGATGCGGATGATGATGAGGGTGGTCACATGGGAGGAGATGTAGCACAGCAAGCCATGCCACCTCCACCACATCCAGTGCAGCcacagtgggctcctccagctagatactttgacccatactttgcatcTATGCAGCAGGGTATGACTTCTCATATGGATGGTCTTGTCACTCAGATGCAGACTCAGATGAACTTAGGTTTCCAGAACATGCAACAACAGATGACTCATCAATTTCATGAGACCATGTTCCAGCCTATGATGATTTAGATACAAGGTGTTCAGGAGAGTCTACACTCTGACATTCCAGCTCTAGATACAAGATTTGATGACATGCCTACGTCTGAGCAGTttcagcagcttgagcagagacagcagcagctagagcagcgctttgacACCTTCCACACTGCTTCCATGGGCTTCTCGGACCACTTCTACTCGATCTACCCACTGCCACCACTTCCATCGCCGATGGATTGAacttcttggcaattgatgccaaagggggagaagagcATTGGAGTGaagcttggatctagggggagcttaTGGATTTCACATGGAGtttttcatttgctttgcttccgCTTGCTACTCTTGATTTAGTTGTAAACTCTATTTTTGTTGAACTCTGTTGCATTGCACGTTTATCATATCGTATTGCATGAACTTTTAGATTTATGgatgaacttggtttgtaatttgTGGTGAACTATGTTGACTTGTGAAACTCTTTATCACTATGGTTACTCTTGTGGTTTGTTGAGGTTGTGCTAATCATTTTgaattcatatcatatatatcttgtaagTTGTATGCTCAAAAAtgcctcaaaaattcagaaaaataaaacaagagTTGCAAAGAAGAACCACATGCCATAtgtactagttttcaagccacatttcagAAGTCAATGATGTTTAGATCATTTCTCAACTTACAAAACCGAAATTTATCCAatggcttggtaaatatatcggccaattgatcatccgtgccaattccatcaatcttgatatcacccttgttcacatgatctctaagaaaatgatggcatATATCAATATGCTTGATTCTTGAATGTTGCACCGGATTAGTTGCAATTTTCACCCTTGGTTTGTAATTTGTGGTGAACTAtattggcttgtgaaactctttaTCACTATGGTTACTCTTGTGGTTTGTTGAGGTTGTGCTAATTATTTTgaattcatatcatatatatcttgtatgttgtatgcctcgatttccacttgtaggggaaACTCCGTCAAATTTTTCAAATCTATATATTTGTGCTCATGGATTTCATTCAAAATTATATGCACAtgtcaagggggagttctctctattCATCGAACttaggtgaatttattcatatcatattctaaaaatttcaagaaaaatgagtaagttcttccaaagttcaattccaagtctacCTTATGTcttgtgtataaagttgacttgaaactttttatcactccaaaatttgtgttgtcatcaattaccaaaaagggggagattgaaagcatctaggcccctaattcgagttttggtaattaatgacaacggttatGGACTAACAATTGCATTTGAGATGATGTGCATAAGATAGTCCATGGATGAATGAGGTTCAAAGGATGATTATGGAACATTTGGAGTTGATGTGCAAAGCTCAGGCTCAAGGCAAATGTATATTatatagggcttttgcattttaccggtcataaggtgattagtggatgaaaaatgaccgggtttgttggatagatagccgtactatcaagaggggtcttTGCACTTGTGCTTGATGGGTctctagtgccattttgctcaaaatatctagatgcatgcatgagggctaacttcgttttgaaaagtttgaaaaaCAGCATCAAAACTTGCGCTAACTGTttaagggcggacggtccagcctagaggggcggacggtccgccatacaATTGTAAAAATGTCCAGAGACATGTTTTTGTCTTTGGTGAGAAAAGGATTGAAGGGCAGACGGTCCGGCCCTgatgggcggacggtccgccggcttaagttaaatttgtccagagacgtgtTTTTTCTGGTTGTGCTGATGGCTTGAACGGCGGACATGGGGCGTGGATGGTCCGCCGGTCACTTGACAAAATGACCAGAGACGTTTTGGGTCTCTGGTGGAGTTTGAGGATGAACGGGGGACGGTCCgtccctggggcgcggacggtccgccgatcAATTTGAAAAAAGACTAGAGACGTTTTTCATCTCTGGTGGTTTGGAACTTATAACTTCGGACGGTCTGCCCatagggcgcggacggtccgccagggctgtaatggctagttctgatacgcattaaatgcactctgactcactggcttataacggcggaccatccggtttttgaaccgcggacggtccgcgattacgcagaaaagagtgtaacggctagtttttgaggggacCTCTATATATACTCAATGCCCGGCCTTGTGGAGGCtatcttggccatttggactacaTTCTTGACTCTTTAGAACTGagccatccctctctcacacattcttgcttagagattgcattcttgagagtgtgagagcatcctagtgcacGGCATCAagtgtttgagctttgtggcgctaaggaaacttcaagcaagcgttatcgacttgttactcttgggagttgccactccctagacggcttggagaagtggatttcgtggagcacctccaaggagattgttgaggagccccgattttgattgtgagaggtcttgtgctcacctcaccggagtggtgaagagcaactctagtggaatcgacgTGTGGAGCGGTtatttgattcaagccggctcaagatcaagagagttcttgatagagggcggttgattcttggaatccaccttaacgtggattaggggtgaccggcaagtcatcaacaccacgggaaaaagttcttgtgtcaagctcggttacttctcttgctttactttaaatTATTTAcattactagagcttgatttgtatcttgtcaccctaggttgcaaacccaaactAGAGATAGTTGTAGCATGACATAAGGCTTTTTTGTTACTAATTATatttctctagtgttggtgTTTTTAGTTTTAAACCACCTATTCaaaccccccctctagtcggtgttcttgatcctacagttTCAGATTTTGTGCACATCGAAATTCTACTGGATTCGAGAACTGCTATGATGTGCTACTTGCAGATACATTAAACATTGAAAATTAACGTTAGCCGGCTCCATAGTGTAGGGGTTAGCACTGCAGACTTTGAATCCGGTGGGaccttttatttttgttttgtgCTTATGCTCATTAGTGTAGTGATGATCCCCCATGTTGGGACTGGAGATGACTGGAGACTGAACTCAATCGTTGTGAACTTCCATCGCTATTTCTGCTTCGGAAGGATCATTAAAATTTAAAAGAGCATTGATTGTGGATTCAGAGGAAACCTTGTCTGGTTCAAAGGATCATAACAAAGATTCACTAGTGTAACCTTTTTTCCTTGGAAGAGGGAACAAGTAAACGATGCAGCTCACAAGAATTGGGGGTTCAGAGGGAACCATGCCTGGTTCACAGATTCGTTTTCTTGCTTGCTTGGCTTGCTGAATCAGAAAACAAAAACTGTACCCCTTCTCAAGCAAAATCAAGAAATCGTTAGTGCGATGGCACTTCAGTGTTGCAGCACAAACTAAATTCTTTTGTGATTGCCATGGCAAAACATGTGCTGCTCGATATAGAGCCTTATCAATATCGTTTTTACCAAGTAGAAACAGATGCATGGCAAACATCTCCCAGCATCAGCTCAATGAACATATGGAAACAGGAACTGTCTCCGTACTCTAGCAAAATGCAGTATTCGTCAGAGTGGTGGCACTTCAGTGCGTGTTGCATCACAAGTTGGTTCTTTTGTTCGATAGAAACAGATGCAATGGATACAAACAGCTCCTGGCACCAGCTCGCAAGAATAATTCACACTCACACACCACAAACGTCATACATTGAATCATAATAAAAGGTTCACAAATCACAAGAGTCTTGAATCAGGCACTCAATTAAACCAGCCGTCTCTTGGTTCATCAGACAGTACATAGCAAACTGAGAGCAGCCACGACCAGCAAACACACACAGAGGACACAGCTGCTGCTCATTAGCTACTGCATACACCTGACGGCGTACCAGGCGCTCATCAATCCAAACAAATCAAACCCACACAACAATCACACATGCAGCAGGTGGACAGTGGCACACCGTGCACCTAGACCCAGCTGCTGCTTCATTGTTCCAACTTCCAACCGCAAGCCACACGCCGGCCGGGTCAGACTGCCTGAACGAAACATGCGTGCAGGCGCACAAACCATGCCGCCATTTTATTCCAAACCACACGGCAACCGCTAGGCCAACACGGCCATCAGCAGCAGAGACAGGAGCCAACCTGAGGCCCCGTGCCTCACACAACAAATCAGCCAAGGCAGTAGCTGAAACCAGCAAACCAAATCAACGGCCATCAAGAACAAACCAAACCAGCAATCCACTTTGATCCATGACACAAAGTCACGAACGAAACCCAGCGCCCAAATCTTGAGGGTTCACCTAGGCAATGTGACAACAAGCCGTCAGTTAGTGGCAGAGCTGAAAGATATGGATGGATGTTTGGGCAAACCGATATGCTATAATGCAGAGCACGTTTGTGAAAGTAGGTACCTGAGGACGGTGCCTCTGAGGAGGCGCCTCGGCCGGTAGTAGCGTGAGTGCACGGGCGGCTCGAAGAGGTccgggtggtggccggcggccagccCGTCCCACTGCAGCGCGTCCCACAcgtccttctccatctccacgGTCGGCTTCTTGAGGCCGGGCTCGCGGCCCTGCAAGGACGGCAGCCGGCGCAGGCCAAAGCAGCCTCTGATCCTGATGGTCTTGAGCTTGGGAGCGAGCACCTTGACCTCGCAGATCTGTTGCAGCTTCGGCAGGTCGTGGAAGTGGATGGTGGTTAGCTTCGGGAACGGTACGCCGTGGGTGACGATCTCCTCCGGGTACTTCTCGTCCAGCACGAAGACATGTGTGAGGTCGCCGCATTGGATAATGTGGAGGGTCTCCAGGTTGGGGAAGGAGGCAACCCACACGGGCAGAACGAACTGGAGCCTTGGGCAGGAGCGCAGGTGCAAGTGCTGCAGATTTTCAAAGGATGGAGGTGACCGGGAACCTTTGCTCCAAATGCTGCGGGCCTTCTGGAGATCTGATATCCAAACAGTCTCCAGTTCATTTTTGTAATCCTGAGCAGCCGAGGGAAAGACCGTGTCAATGTTGGGGCACCTTTCCAAGCGGCACCACTTCAGGCGATGCCGGTTATACCGTTCAGGCATGCTAGCGCTCGTCGAGGCATCATGCACATGCAACGATCTAGCGAGCTCTGCCATTAGGTAAGATAAATTATCATAACGTATCAATTCATTCTCCAAGTTATGGCTCCCATTACTAATCTCAATATGATGACCAAACTGCTGAGTGGGAGGCTGCGGGAAGACCAGCATCGGGGCATCACCAATCTTGGAAAGTACATCACCATACCGGCTCACTACAGCAAAGTGCTGCTGATTACTGTGTTCAATCATCTTCTTACCGGTCGTTTCAAGTTGAACACCTCCACTATACTCAGCCAGAGAAGTGAAGTGGATATTAAAATAAATATCCCTGTAGACTGAACGACCTGCATAACGACCCACAAGGCGATTCAAGGACCTAGCAAGCCTCGCGTCTGCAAGAATAGCATGCAACTCTAGCTTTTTTCGTTTCTCTGGATCATACTGGACAAGAGATGGCCGGATAAATCCATGTGCCCTCTTAGGTCGTGTGTCTATGCACAATAACTCTAGCTTTATCCATTTCATTGGCTCATGCGAGGCCCATATTATTGCACGGAGATTCTCACAACCTAGAAGGAAGAGCCGCTTGAGCAATGGGACATCTGCCACCATAGTTGTAAGGTCAAGTACCTTGATTGGACATTCTGAGAGGTCCAACTCCACAAGATTCGGTAGCCCCCGTATAAACAAATTCTCCAACTGTGTGCATCCTTGTAGGGATATCTTGGAGGTTTTGACATCCCTATTATCTGCATGAGGCAGTTGCTTTGGCTCAGAAGATTCTAGATGCAACTTAAATAAAGATGATGTCCAATGGGTTGCTGGTCCATATCCATCAAAGCTAAATGACCTTAGGGAAGAGGGAAGCCCATTCGGCACAACAACATTCTCTAGGCCGTCACAACCATCAAGGATAAGCATCTCGAGGCTCTTTGCCATTGATAAGCTTGTCGGTAGATTTTCCATATCTCTGTTACCTGACAAATCAAGTATTTCCAGATCTACTTTGTCCACAAATGAATTGTAGTAATCTATTGTTGTCTTTGCTTCGTGAGTAGGTTTTATTATCCGAAGCTTTTGGAGGTAAGGGAGCCTTCTCAATAATCTACTTGTTAACTTCCAACACATGAGTCCCTCGATATTTAGCTCCCTGAGGTTGGCCATGATCTCCATCTTTCCTTCAGATAAGATATCGTCCCATTCAGTGTAACGTAAGTCAAGGACCCATAGGCTTTGTAGAAACACCCAATAATCTGTATTGTTTTCTACCCCAACTGTGTTGACATTTGTGCAGTGATCCAAGCCGAGGAATCTCAATCTGTGGCACTGAAGGAAAGGAGGTGATATAAAACTGAATGCACACCAAGAAAGAATTACCACGCCAAGGTTGCTGCAATGTGTAAGAAACCCATTTGGTAAGGCTTGCAGGTTATCCGACTTTTCAAACGCTACGAACAAAGACGATGCACTTTCCAATATATCTTTTGTATCATCTATTGCTGTAATATTCTTCGAGGTGACACAAACCCAACGATGTGGCCTCTTTTTGGGGAAGGAGATATCATCTTTGAATACAAAAAAGGGAGCCTCCGGATCTTCCATGAGTTTTGCAAACACTGAACCAAGCAAAGGAGCATCGCACACCCAACGTATTTCCTGATGCAATCTATCAATAATCTGCCTTGTTACGTCCCCGGCCTTAATGATCCCATCGCAGGTCCAGTAGTTTGGAgcatgagccacccaagcaaATCCAGTGATTCTGTGAAAACTACATTGCAAGAACAACTCATACAGGCAACTTTCCATTAACATTATTAGGTCAATGCCTCGCACCCAAGGTTGGCGAGCGACTATGTTGGCGGCTTCTTCACGCAACAGTGACTGAAACTGTGAACTTGTTAATTCGCTGGCCAGCGACCTGGTATAAAGAAGAAGTTGGGTGTATCTGAGCTTCCTTCCTATCTCCTCAAGGCGATTATGTATGGTCAAAGACCGTCTTTTGAACGTCCATAATATTATGTGGTCGCAATAGCCAGGAGTAATACCAAACCTAGTTACATCAACCTCATCGTCACTTCCATTAAGAAAAATCATCATAAATTTTGTGTCCACCAGGGTTCGGGCAATCACTTGCGAAACACTTGGTATCACATCCCTAGAGCCATGGTCCACACCATTGAAGTCATCATCCTCATCCTGCATGTCAAGCACGGCCATTGTTTCAGGGACAAGTTTTAGCTCCTCTGCGATTTTCCTTTGCATCACCCTTTTACTTTCCCACGCTGAGCAATCTATGTAAACTATTTTGTCAAGGCATAGTTCTGGAGGAGTTTTCTTAGCTTTGATTGACCGAAGTTCTTGTTCTATGGATCTCAGGACCGGGGCCACCCCAAAGCCACTCCAACCATTAAAATAGATGACCTTTTTGTCTCTGTAGCGCCgaatataataaaatatttgcTCTCTAGCACCGCCAACGTCTCTTGCATCGAAACGCTGCAGTGGAGTAAGCAGGAAACAAGGTGAGGCCACATTAATTCATTGCAGCTTCAGCTAACAATTAGTTAATCCGATACGAATGCATGCTCAGGTAGGGGTGTATGAATCAATGGGCATTATATTGGCGCATGTATAAATCAGCTAGCAGAGAGAATGCAGTGGTGTCTTAAAACTTGTTTGAATTAAAAGTGCCAATGTTTTAGGCCAATCTCAATATACAGTTTCATTGCACAGTTATCAAGACTAAGAACTTGGTAACTATACCGGCTGTGTTTTATGGGAATGGAACTCTCCTCTCATCTGATGAAACTCTCAACCTCTATTGAGACGGCCTTACAGTCACAcgaactagcaaggtggcctaCACAAttagcgcgggtagctagtcttTTCTATGTCAATATTTGGTTAtttctattttaaaataaatagaTGCAAATAGTTGTATTTAGTCGTGTCGTCATTGTAACTGACCATGGtatatctatgctttatttcaTCATCATATATGTGGTGTATCTTATTGAACATTAATTTAGAAAGAAGAATATACCCTATCTAGAAACATATTTGTTATATTTACTTAAAGAAATATAATTTTATTTAGATTTTTAATTGGAGATGTACATTTTTTTTGTAAGTTATGGACACATGATAAGCTATCGTTAGATTTCTAGTGAAATATCTAGATGAGTTGTCCAATATATATCAACAGAAGTAATCATtcgaatttgattttgaatgAAACATTAATGAGCAGTGGAAGCGTCCTCTTTAGTTCTCATCATATGAAAATtgctttcctttttcctttgttGTCTAATCGTTGGTTGTTACCGCCCCATTCATTATGCTTACATATTGTCGTATGGCTGAGGACCGAGCGAGCTTAGCTCGGTTGGCTCGCTCGCCAGTTGTGCGAGCGGGTGGGCACGGGTTCGATCCCGGGATCGGACACCGCGTGCCTCACTAAGTGTGTAGGAATAATATATCTCTCCTACGGATGTGGTACAACTGTCATGTCTATCAGCCGTGGTACCGAGCCTACGGATGCGGTACAACTGTCACATCTATCAGCCGTGGTACAGAGCCTAGGTATAAGATGTAGGTCTAGCTTGCGCACTAgaggtgtgagtgtgtgggtcGGTGTACGTGTGGGCCGTGGTACAGAGCCTAGGTATAAGATGTAGGTCTAGCTTGCGCACTAgaggtgtgagtgtgtgggttgGTGTACGTGTGGGATGTGTGGTAGTGCGTGAGTTCAGATACTACAACTTGTACTGGAAGGTTGAggcaataaaaaaaatattgttttatgGCTGTTGTAACTTTTCCCAGCCCAAAACTGTGTGCCAGTATTAACAAATTCATTGTTGAGGTTAGCAAGgtatcacattatcttttttgCTCATCCTCTTTCTCCCGCTTCTGCTCCAAAGGAGATCCGCCCACTATGTTTTTTCTTTTGCGAAAGGGAAGATATATTAAACCACAAAACAGTACATCCCCCCTTTTACAACTAGACCcctgaaagaaaaggaaattacaaaggagtccctAAAACTCCTGTTCGTCATCCTCATCCGCATAGGAGCTCCGGTCAGCAGCAGAAGCCTCGATCCATCACTAGCAGGAGCAGAATCGAAGCTGAATCCTCCAAATCCTCCATCATCAGACTCCATAGCATGGTTAAGCAGCAAAAACCACCGCCCCAGATCTCCCATCAGGACGGATTTAAACCGCTGAAAGAGTATCGGCAATCTGATCGACAGAGAGGAAAGATGAGCAGACTCCAGCAGATGGCACACCAGGCTGCTGGAGACAAGGatggcgccacctcctccagaTTGAAGAAGAAGACCACCAGGAAGACCGCAGCCGGCGACAACACCACCAGCCCGGTAGGTAAAGCTCACAGGGGAGCACATAAGATCCTTCCCTAACGCCAAGAGAAAGACCAGTACTAACCTCATGCAGATATTGCCGGAGACGATGCCACCGTTGCCATCATCGCCGGAAAGTTGCACAggtaccctaaccctagccagcGATATAAAAGGCGCTGGTGGGACAAAGGAGCTACTAGACCTAAAGCCTAAAGCTATACAGGCCCTCCCGTCAAAGGAGCCGGGCACCCCTctcatccccgccgccgccagcaaggACGCCGAAGTGGAGGGGCCGTCAGATCGACAAAGGGAAGAACGAGTCACCCTCGAAATCGCCCTTTTTTTACTGTAGAAGGGGAAAGACGGTTCGAGTAGCAACACCATCTGCCCACTATGTTAAGGTCAACAAAGACATACCCTTGAATGGGCGTGGCCTTCCAtactacatgaaactttttATGGATGTGCATGCATGCTAAACATCGGTTTTCGAGTTCCTTTATTCAAGATCACATCACCACTCTGCCATGGTTGTATTATTGTCCTTTTCTTATAAATTTTTCACCTCTTGGCTATCCACTAAACATAGTGCTATATAGCGAGACATCACCATCTTATTATGCCTTGATGGTAGGGAAATTGTAGGATGCTGACGGCCCGGGACACATGGGTGTCATCATGGAGGCCTATTACAACTTGGATACGGGGGTAATCAGGACTACAACTCTACTCAAGGTGTATACATGGAAGGCTTAGTCAACTACGAGTGATTTTAGGGATAACCTGTACGAAAGAACTCGGATTGTACTCAAACCTGGACTCCATGTAACCGACCTTGTAACTCTGCCTCCCCAGTATATAAGGCgaggcagggacccctccaaaacatacaCAATCAATACGATCAACCACaaacatgacgtagggtattacgatCTTGACTTGAgtcagcccgaacctgtctaaattgcTCGTGTTCACCATTGCTCTTCAGATTACGGCGAGGCTCCGCTGAACTACTCGCCTACGCGGATACCCC harbors:
- the LOC120694296 gene encoding uncharacterized protein LOC120694296; the encoded protein is MQRKIAEELKLVPETMAVLDMQDEDDDFNGVDHGSRDVIPSVSQVIARTLVDTKFMMIFLNGSDDEVDVTRFGITPGYCDHIILWTFKRRSLTIHNRLEEIGRKLRYTQLLLYTRSLASELTSSQFQSLLREEAANIVARQPWVRGIDLIMLMESCLYELFLQCSFHRITGFAWVAHAPNYWTCDGIIKAGDVTRQIIDRLHQEIRWVCDAPLLGSVFAKLMEDPEAPFFVFKDDISFPKKRPHRWVCVTSKNITAIDDTKDILESASSLFVAFEKSDNLQALPNGFLTHCSNLGVVILSWCAFSFISPPFLQCHRLRFLGLDHCTNVNTVGVENNTDYWVFLQSLWVLDLRYTEWDDILSEGKMEIMANLRELNIEGLMCWKLTSRLLRRLPYLQKLRIIKPTHEAKTTIDYYNSFVDKVDLEILDLSGNRDMENLPTSLSMAKSLEMLILDGCDGLENVVVPNGLPSSLRSFSFDGYGPATHWTSSLFKLHLESSEPKQLPHADNRDVKTSKISLQGCTQLENLFIRGLPNLVELDLSECPIKVLDLTTMVADVPLLKRLFLLGCENLRAIIWASHEPMKWIKLELLCIDTRPKRAHGFIRPSLVQYDPEKRKKLELHAILADARLARSLNRLVGRYAGRSVYRDIYFNIHFTSLAEYSGGVQLETTGKKMIEHSNQQHFAVVSRYGDVLSKIGDAPMLVFPQPPTQQFGHHIEISNGSHNLENELIRYDNLSYLMAELARSLHVHDASTSASMPERYNRHRLKWCRLERCPNIDTVFPSAAQDYKNELETVWISDLQKARSIWSKGSRSPPSFENLQHLHLRSCPRLQFVLPVWVASFPNLETLHIIQCGDLTHVFVLDEKYPEEIVTHGVPFPKLTTIHFHDLPKLQQICEVKVLAPKLKTIRIRGCFGLRRLPSLQGREPGLKKPTVEMEKDVWDALQWDGLAAGHHPDLFEPPVHSRYYRPRRLLRGTVLR